From a single bacterium genomic region:
- a CDS encoding CsgG/HfaB family protein: MRRALRLAALAVALGALAGCAGYHIAGTGGGASSAIPATAKTIAVPPFGNQTDRPRLSQRVSEALTTEIVQRARLAAVPDSRGADVILEGTIETFRADPVKFSATGRTDRVEVTVTARLRLVQASPEKVLWSQNHFVFREQYDLPATATQQYDPEILALEQIAADFARSAVTSLLEGF, encoded by the coding sequence TTGGCCGCCCTCGCCGTCGCGCTCGGCGCGCTCGCCGGATGCGCCGGCTACCACATCGCCGGCACGGGGGGCGGCGCGTCGTCGGCGATCCCGGCGACGGCGAAGACGATCGCCGTCCCGCCGTTCGGCAACCAGACCGACCGGCCGCGCCTCTCGCAGCGCGTGTCGGAGGCGCTGACCACGGAGATCGTCCAGCGGGCGCGCCTCGCGGCGGTCCCGGACAGCCGCGGGGCGGACGTGATCCTCGAGGGAACGATCGAGACGTTCCGGGCCGACCCGGTCAAGTTCTCGGCGACCGGCCGCACCGACCGCGTCGAAGTGACCGTCACGGCGCGCCTGCGGCTCGTGCAGGCCTCGCCGGAGAAGGTCCTTTGGTCGCAGAACCACTTCGTCTTCCGCGAGCAGTACGACCTGCCGGCGACGGCGACCCAGCAGTACGACCCCGAGATCCTGGCCCTCGAACAGATCGCCGCCGACTTCGCCCGCTCCGCCGTGACCTCGCTGCTGGAGGGGTTCTGA
- the holA gene encoding DNA polymerase III subunit delta — protein sequence MKGAGLPDLKAALASATWPAVVVVCGDDDEAKERALRMILAAVPEEDRATGIERFECGDDDAAALGRALDAARTAPLLGGRRVVIVAGGGYLGAGGDEDAQRLLERYVEHAPEHALLALATQKMDGRLGIAKKIGQKGLILECTQPKERDMPRWLGERASERGLRLSPRAVQLLADACGADTSLAARELDKLALLADGAGRGKTEVDESLVELALGPTRVAGAFALEDALLNGQAAAALEALDRHLAGADAGAPLALLGRMAAIVRRLALAAGAVGRGGGENDVQSALGCHPFIAQKYERAARRIGPRADRALAACVVADGMLKSGRDPRAALTRVVLSLAATARR from the coding sequence GTGAAGGGCGCCGGCCTCCCGGATCTCAAAGCGGCGCTCGCCTCGGCGACGTGGCCGGCGGTCGTCGTCGTCTGCGGCGACGACGACGAGGCGAAGGAGCGGGCGCTGCGGATGATCCTCGCCGCCGTGCCGGAGGAGGACCGCGCGACCGGCATCGAGCGGTTCGAGTGCGGCGACGACGACGCGGCGGCGCTCGGACGCGCCCTCGACGCGGCGCGGACCGCGCCGCTGCTCGGCGGCCGGCGCGTCGTGATCGTCGCCGGCGGCGGCTATCTCGGCGCGGGGGGCGACGAGGACGCGCAGCGGCTGCTCGAGCGGTACGTCGAGCACGCCCCGGAGCACGCGCTGCTCGCGCTGGCGACGCAGAAGATGGACGGGCGGCTGGGGATCGCGAAGAAGATCGGCCAGAAGGGGCTGATCCTCGAATGCACGCAGCCGAAGGAACGGGATATGCCGCGCTGGCTCGGCGAGCGCGCGTCGGAGCGGGGGCTGCGGCTCTCGCCCCGCGCCGTGCAGCTGCTCGCCGACGCCTGCGGCGCCGACACCTCGCTCGCCGCCCGCGAGCTGGACAAGCTGGCGCTCCTCGCCGACGGGGCGGGGCGCGGGAAGACCGAGGTCGACGAGTCGCTGGTCGAGCTGGCGCTCGGCCCGACGCGCGTCGCGGGCGCCTTCGCCCTCGAGGACGCGCTGCTCAACGGGCAGGCGGCGGCCGCGCTCGAGGCGCTCGACCGGCATCTCGCCGGCGCGGACGCCGGCGCGCCGCTGGCGCTGCTCGGGCGGATGGCGGCGATCGTGCGGCGGCTGGCCCTCGCGGCCGGCGCCGTGGGACGGGGCGGCGGCGAGAACGACGTGCAGTCGGCGCTCGGCTGCCACCCCTTCATCGCGCAGAAGTACGAACGCGCGGCGCGGCGGATCGGCCCCCGGGCCGACCGGGCGCTCGCGGCGTGCGTCGTGGCCGACGGTATGCTGAAGTCGGGACGCGACCCCCGCGCGGCGCTGACCCGCGTCGTGCTGAGCCTTGCCGCGACCGCGCGGCGCTGA
- the guaA gene encoding glutamine-hydrolyzing GMP synthase, translated as MEVKETIVVVDFGSQVTQLIARRVREAGVYAEIVPPNRAAERIKEPGVRGIVLSGGPSSVYEDGAPTVPDEVLAAPLPILGICYGMQLLVFRTGGRVERAAEREFGRAELELCEKSSLLGEWPFRSVVWMSHGDSIKELPPGMRVVARTDSAPYAAVEDEEKRRYGVQFHPEVRHTKCGAKLLKSFCRDICGCSGDWTMAAYERRAVEEIRAAVGAEERVICALSGGVDSSVMALLVHRALGDRLRAVFVDNGLLRKNEAEMVVSTFQDRYHLPVTMIDARARFLKELDGVDDPEKKRRIIGRVFVEVFEETAAKVEGAAWLAQGTIYPDRIESSAVAGPSATIKTHHNVGGLPERMKLKLLEPLRWLFKDEVRALGVQLGLDKAFVQRHPFPGPGLAVRIIGAVTEERLTKLREADAILREELDRSGWMAKTAQAFAVLIPVKTVGVMGDGRTYEEVIALRSVDTDDFMTADWSRLPHELLSRIAGRIVGEVRGVNRVVYDVSSKPPATIEWE; from the coding sequence GTGGAAGTCAAGGAGACGATCGTCGTCGTCGATTTCGGCAGCCAGGTGACCCAGTTGATCGCGCGGCGCGTGCGCGAGGCCGGGGTGTACGCCGAGATCGTCCCCCCGAACCGCGCCGCGGAGCGAATCAAGGAGCCCGGCGTGCGCGGAATCGTCCTCTCCGGCGGTCCGTCGTCGGTCTACGAGGACGGGGCGCCGACCGTTCCGGACGAGGTCCTCGCCGCGCCGCTGCCGATCCTCGGCATCTGCTACGGCATGCAGCTGCTCGTCTTCCGCACCGGCGGACGGGTCGAGCGGGCGGCGGAGCGCGAGTTCGGCCGCGCGGAACTGGAGCTGTGCGAGAAGTCGAGCCTGCTCGGGGAGTGGCCGTTCCGCAGCGTCGTCTGGATGAGCCACGGCGACAGCATCAAGGAGCTGCCGCCGGGAATGCGCGTCGTCGCGCGCACCGACAGCGCGCCGTACGCCGCGGTCGAGGACGAGGAGAAGCGGCGCTACGGCGTGCAGTTCCATCCCGAAGTCCGGCACACCAAGTGCGGCGCGAAGCTGCTCAAGTCGTTCTGCCGCGACATCTGCGGCTGCTCCGGCGACTGGACGATGGCCGCGTACGAGCGGCGGGCGGTGGAGGAGATACGGGCCGCGGTCGGCGCCGAGGAGCGGGTCATCTGCGCGCTTTCCGGCGGCGTCGATTCCTCGGTGATGGCCCTTCTGGTCCACCGGGCGCTCGGCGACCGGCTGCGCGCCGTGTTCGTGGACAACGGTCTGCTGCGGAAGAACGAGGCGGAGATGGTCGTCTCGACCTTCCAGGACCGCTACCACCTGCCGGTGACGATGATCGACGCCCGCGCCCGGTTCCTGAAGGAGCTCGACGGCGTGGACGATCCGGAGAAGAAGCGGCGGATCATCGGCCGCGTCTTCGTCGAGGTCTTCGAGGAGACGGCGGCGAAGGTCGAAGGGGCCGCCTGGCTGGCGCAAGGGACGATCTACCCCGACCGCATCGAGTCGTCGGCGGTCGCGGGGCCTTCGGCGACGATCAAGACGCACCACAACGTCGGCGGCCTGCCGGAGCGGATGAAGCTCAAGCTGCTCGAGCCGCTGCGCTGGCTGTTCAAGGACGAGGTCCGCGCGCTCGGCGTGCAGCTGGGGCTCGACAAGGCGTTCGTGCAGCGGCACCCGTTCCCCGGGCCGGGGCTGGCGGTGCGGATCATCGGCGCCGTGACCGAGGAGCGGCTGACGAAGCTGCGCGAGGCCGACGCCATCCTGCGCGAGGAGCTGGATCGCTCCGGCTGGATGGCCAAGACGGCGCAGGCGTTCGCGGTGCTGATCCCGGTGAAGACGGTCGGCGTGATGGGCGACGGCCGGACGTACGAGGAAGTCATCGCGCTGCGCTCCGTGGACACCGACGACTTCATGACCGCCGACTGGTCGCGTCTCCCGCACGAGCTGCTGTCGCGGATCGCGGGGCGGATCGTCGGCGAGGTGCGGGGCGTCAACCGCGTCGTCTACGACGTGTCGAGCAAGCCGCCGGCCACGATCGAGTGGGAATGA